The DNA segment ACCTCGACCTGCGCGAACTCGACGATCCAACGGAGATAGAGGAGTTCGACGCCGTCGCGCTGGTCGATCACTCGCTTCCGGGCGTCAACGACCAACTGCCGGAGGAGACGAGGGTCGACGTCGTGATCGACCACCACCCCTCGCCGGGGCCGGTCGAGGGCCGCCACGTCGACGTCAGGAGCGACGTCGGTTCGACGAGCACGATGCTGGTCGAGTACTTCAGACGTCTCGACGTCCCCATCGACGAGACGACGGCGACCGCGCTGCTGTTCGGCATCCGAACCGACACCGACGACTTCTCGCGGGGGCTCGTTCAGCTTGACTTCGAGGCCGCGGCCGAGCTCGTTCCGCTGGCCGACAACGGCGTCCTCGACCAGGTCGAACGGCCGACGATCAGCTCCGAGACCCTGGATACGCTCGCGGAGGCGATCCGCAACGGACGGATCCGTGATCGGGTCTGTACGACCTGCATCGGCAGGGTGCGCGACCGCGACGCGCTCGCGCAGGCGGCGGATCGGCTCCTCGGCATGGAGGAGGTCGACGCGACGCTGGTCTACGGCTTTCGCGACGCCACGGTCTACCTCTCGGCGCGCGCCCGGGGGACCGACCTCGACATCGGCGAGACGCTCCGCGAGGCGTTCGACCAGATCGGCAGCGCGGGCGGCCACGCGACGATGGCCGGCGCACAGATCCCGCTGGGATTTCTGGGCGAGGAGACCAAGGACGACGAGGAACTGTTGACCCGCATCGTCGGTGAGGTCATCGACGAGCGGTTCTTCGAGACGCTCTCCTCTCGTCGCCGGGGACGCGTGCGACTCCCCGACGACTTCGACGAGTGGTGGGACCGCGCGGACACGCCGTAGCGCTGGGTTTTTGCGAACCGCCGTCGTGGAGGGGGTATGAACCTCGGCGTCACCGACGGCAAGCCCCGCGTCGACGAGTACATGACGCGCGACGTGACGACCGTCTCGCCCGACGCGACCGTCGTCGAGGTATCGGAACGGATCGCCGAGAGCACCGAACACAGCGGCTTTCCCGTCTGCGAGGGACGGAAGGTCGAGGGGTTCGTCAGCGCGCGCGATCTGCTTCTCGCCGACGACGGCGAACCGATTTTCAAGGTGATGAGCACGGATCTGATCGTCGCCCACCCGGAGATGAAGGTGATCGACGCCGCCCGCGTGATCCTCCGGTCGGGCATCCAGAAGCTGCCCGTCGTCGACGACGCGGGCAACCTCGTGGGAATCATCTCGAACGCGGACGTGATCCGGAGCCAGATCGAGCGTGCGACCCCCGAGAAGGTGGGAAAACTCGTCCGGACCCTCGAGAGCATCCACGACATCACCGTCAGCGAGGAACACCACGAGGTCCGCCTCGAGAACCTCGTCCCGACCCAGGGCAAGGTGTACGCCGACGAACTCGAGGGACGGCGCTACGAGCTCGAGCGCGGAC comes from the Halalkalicoccus sp. CG83 genome and includes:
- a CDS encoding DHH family phosphoesterase, which gives rise to MPSRLLLGCGAGTVGHALVELAMERGERRLHVVTADPEQREFPRRGVAVTAADPADPDVLREIDEPVASVFVGTDSPSRNADIARAAREVFGDVPIVAYGGREPTDDELARIEEHADTVVEQGSTLRAHVDETVLGRSARRAQRLRTLLSDVDGTLGVVLHDNPDPDAIASGVALATLAEAVGTEAEACYFGAISHQENRALVNLLDLDLRELDDPTEIEEFDAVALVDHSLPGVNDQLPEETRVDVVIDHHPSPGPVEGRHVDVRSDVGSTSTMLVEYFRRLDVPIDETTATALLFGIRTDTDDFSRGLVQLDFEAAAELVPLADNGVLDQVERPTISSETLDTLAEAIRNGRIRDRVCTTCIGRVRDRDALAQAADRLLGMEEVDATLVYGFRDATVYLSARARGTDLDIGETLREAFDQIGSAGGHATMAGAQIPLGFLGEETKDDEELLTRIVGEVIDERFFETLSSRRRGRVRLPDDFDEWWDRADTP
- a CDS encoding CBS pair associated ParBc domain-containing protein, with the protein product MNLGVTDGKPRVDEYMTRDVTTVSPDATVVEVSERIAESTEHSGFPVCEGRKVEGFVSARDLLLADDGEPIFKVMSTDLIVAHPEMKVIDAARVILRSGIQKLPVVDDAGNLVGIISNADVIRSQIERATPEKVGKLVRTLESIHDITVSEEHHEVRLENLVPTQGKVYADELEGRRYELERGLAEPLVVIDVDGRTLLADGHHRVMAAHSLDIEKMDAYVIVIDEEIELGMERTARKEGLTSIDDIDVVDYARHPLVETIERLQ